A part of Aspergillus flavus chromosome 1, complete sequence genomic DNA contains:
- a CDS encoding permease of the major facilitator superfamily (pantothenate transporter, putative), which translates to MSYPIEKATPTTDSPQETSDVERCKSNEKNSEQSQQPTAERQKWYQWFAPTDTPAERRLILKLDGLIIVFLFLAHWAKVLDSSATSTAYVSGMKEDLKLYGNQLNYLNTVYMVGFITMQIPLTLAMTRCPVNYFLPAADLLWGVFTLAQYKASTVTQLYALRFFVGALGGFFFPAVQWYLGSWYKRSELARRGAIFFIASQVGSMSSGYIQAGAYARLDGRYGIEGWRWLYIICFACTIPIAFLGLCLLPSTPDRCNSRYLTQDEIRLAQERMAAEHREPRQPFTIPRIITILKGWRIWILVGFAFFFSQADGVSSNSGLSLWLKAENYSVESINTITTVSPAVTIVASIVCGVISDIYDAKVSLIAITALLNIFACLVLAIWNVPVGLKFFAFFLSGTADGIAAIIYAWANEICARSAEERALVISAMNTIGNTFGAWIPLFVWKTVDAPRYLIGYNWNLALDVCMLIMLFVLRYFWVREQRRDRA; encoded by the exons ATGTCGTATCCGATTGAAAAGGCAACCCCCACCACCGACTCTCCGCAAGAGACGTCGGATGTGGAAAGATGCAAGTCAAACGAAAAGAACTCAGAACAGTCTCAACAGCCTACCGCAGAGAGACAAAAATGGTACCAATGGTTTGCGCCGACAGATACTCCAGCCGAGCGCCGTCTGATTCTCAAGCTGGACGGCCTgatcatcgtcttcctctttctggcCCATTGGGCGAAGGTGCTGGATTCGTCGGCGACGAGCACTGCCTATGTGAGCGGTATGAAAGAGGATCTAAAGCTGTATGGGAATCAGCTTAATTATCTCAATACGGTGTATAT GGTTGGATTCATCACGATGCAGATTCCTCTGACATTGGCG ATGACCCGCTGCCCGGTGAACTATTTCCTCCCGGCTGCAGATCTATTGTGGGGTGTTTTTACTCTGGCACAATACAAGGCCAGCACCGTGACCCAGCTTTATGCACTGCGATTCTTCGTCGGAGCCCTtggtggtttcttttttcctgcTGTTCAATGGTATCTGGGCAGTTGGTATAAGAGGTCTGAGCTTGCGCGTCGTGGAgcgatcttcttcattgctAGCCAGGTGGGCAGTATGAGCTCGGGTTATATTCAAGCCGGTGCCTATGCACGACTGGATGGTCGGTATGGGATTGAAGGATGGAGATGGCTATACATCATCT GCTTTGCCTGTACTATTCCCATCGCCTTCCTCGGTCTGTGCCTACTTCCCAGTACGCCAGACCGATGCAACTCACGTTATCTCACCCAGGATGAGATTCGCTTAGCACAAGAGCGCATGGCCGCCGAACACCGCGAGCCCCGTCAACCATTTACTATTCCCAGAATCATCACCATTCTCAAAGGGTGGCGCATTTGGATCCTCGTCGggttcgccttcttcttctctcaagCTGACGGGGTCTCCTCGAATAGCGGCCTGTCCCTCTGGCTCAAAGCAGAGAATTATTCCGTCGAATccatcaacaccatcaccaccgtGTCGCCAGCCGTCACTATTGTCGCCTCGATTGTGTGCGGCGTGATATCCGATATCTACGACGCCAAGGTCTCGTTGATCGCTATCACTGCGCTTCTTAATATCTTTGCCTGCCTGGTGCTTGCGATATGGAACGTTCCGGTAGGGCTGAAattcttcgccttctttctGTCAGGCACGGCGGACGGTATTGCGGCCATCATCTATGCGTGGGCGAACGAGATCTGTGCGCGCAGTGCAGAGGAGCGGGCCTTGGTTATTAGTGCCATGAATACTATTGGGAATACGTTTGGCGCTTGGATTCCGCTTTT TGTATGGAAGACGGTTGATGCGCCTCGATATTTAATTGGGTATAACTGGAATCTGGCACTGGATGTCTGCATGTTGATCATGCTGTTCGTGCTACGGTATTTCTGGGTGAGGGAGCAAAGGAGGGATAGGGCATGA